The Callospermophilus lateralis isolate mCalLat2 chromosome 3, mCalLat2.hap1, whole genome shotgun sequence genome has a segment encoding these proteins:
- the Cebpe gene encoding CCAAT/enhancer-binding protein epsilon — MSHGTYYECEPRGGHQPLEFSEGRAGPGELGDMCEHEASIDLSAYIESGEEQLLSDLFAMKPVPETRGLKVPGPPAFPHYLPPDPRPFAYPPHTFGPDRKALGPGIYSSPGNYDPRAVAVKEEPRGPEGSRGISRGSYNPLQYQVAHCGQTAMHLPPTLAAPGQPLRVLKAPLAAAAPPCSPLLKAPSPAGPSHKGKKAVNKDSLEYRLRRERNNIAVRKSRDKAKRRILETQQKVLEYMAENERLRSRVEQLTQELDTLRNLFRQIPEAANLIKGVGGCS, encoded by the exons ATGTCCCACGGGACCTACTATGAGTGTGAGCCCCGGGGTGGCCATCAGCCACTTGAGTTCTCAGAGGGCCGAGCTGGGCCTGGGGAGCTGGGGGACATGTGTGAGCATGAGGCCTCCATCGACCTCTCTGCCTACATCGAGTCTGGGGAGGAACAACTACTCTCCGACCTCTTTGCCATGAAGCCAGTGCCTGAGACCCGAGGCCTTAAGGTCCCTGGACCTCCTGCCTTTCCCCACTACCTGCCGCCTGACCCGCGACCCTTCGCCTATCCCCCACATACCTTCGGCCCAGATAGGAAGGCGTTGGGACCTGGCATCTACAGCAGCCCAGGGAACTACGACCCCAGGGCTGTGGCCGTGAAGGAGGAGCCTCGGGGGCCAGAGGGTAGCCGAGGCATTAGTCGAGGCAGCTACAATCCCCTGCAGTACCAAGTGGCACACTGTGGGCAGACAGCCATGCACCTGCCCCCAACCCTGGCAGCACCCGGCCAGCCCCTGCGTGTCCTCAAG GCCCCTCTGGCTGCTGCCGCGCCCCCCTGCAGTCCCCTTCTCAAGGCGCCCTCTCCAGCCGGCCCTTCGCACAAGGGCAAGAAAGCAGTGAATAAAGACAGCCTGGAGTATAGGCTGCGGCGGGAGCGCAACAACATCGCAGTGCGCAAGAGCCGGGACAAGGCCAAGAGGCGCATTTTAGAGACACAACAGAAGGTGTTGGAGTACATGGCGGAGAATGAGCGCCTGCGCAGCCGTGTTGAGCAGCTCACCCAGGAGCTGGACACCCTTCGCAACC
- the Slc7a8 gene encoding large neutral amino acids transporter small subunit 2 isoform X2 produces the protein MGVVQICKGEYFWLEPKNAFENFQEPDIGLIALAFLQGSFAYGGWNFLNYVTEELVDPYKNLPRAIFISIPLVTFVYVFANVAYVTAMSPQELLASNAVAVTFGEKLLGVMAWIMPISVALSTFGGVNGSLFTSSRLFFAGAREGHLPSVLAMIHVKRCTPIPALLFTCISTLLMLVTSDMYTLINYVGFINYLFYGVTVAGQIVLRWKKPDIPRPIKINLLFPIIYLLFWAFLLVFSLWSEPVVCGIGLAIMLTGVPVYFLGVYWQHKPQCFNDFIELLTLVSQKMCVVVYPQMEGGSEREGVNEDMEEQQQAIYQPTPTKDQDSVEHPQP, from the exons ATGGGTGTTGTACAGATTTGCAAAG GAGAATACTTCTGGTTGGAGCCAAAGAACGCCTTTGAGAATTTCCAAGAACCTGACATCGGCCTCATTGCCCTGGCCTTCCTTCAGGGTTCCTTTGCCTATGGAGGCTGGAACTTTCTTAATTACGTGACTGAGGAACTTGTTGATCCCTACAA GAACCTTCCCAGAGCCATCTTCATCTCCATCCCACTGGTCACATTTGTTTATGTCTTTGCCAATGTCGCGTATGTTACTGCAATGTCCCCCCAGGAGCTGCTGGCTTCAAACGCAGTTGCTGTG ACTTTTGGAGAGAAGCTCCTAGGTGTTATGGCCTGGATCATGcccatttctgttgccctgtccaCATTTGGAGGAGTTAATGGGTCTCTCTTCACCTCTTCCCG GCTGTTCTTTGCTGGAGCCAGAGAAGGCCACCTTCCCAGCGTGCTGGCCATGATCCACGTGAAGCGCTGCACCCCAATCCCAGCCCTGCTCTTCACA TGCATCTCCACCCTGCTGATGCTAGTCACCAGTGACATGTACACTCTCATCAACTACGTGGGCTTCATCAACTACCTCTTCTATGGGGTCACAGTTGCTGGACAGATAGTCCTTCGCTGGAAGAAGCCTGACATCCCCCGCCCCATCAAG ATCAACCTGCTATTCCCCATCATCTACTTGCTGTTCTGGGCCTTCCTGCTGGTCTTCAGCCTGTGGTCGGAGCCGGTGGTGTGCGGCATTGGCCTGGCCATCATGCTGACAGGAGTGCCTGTCTATTTCCTGGGTGTTTACTGGCAACACAAGCCCCAGTGTTTCAACGACTTCATTG AGTTGCTTACCCTGGTAAGCCAGAAGATGTGCGTGGTTGTGTACCCCCAGATGGAGGGGGGTTCAGAAAGAGAAGGGGTGAATGAGGACATGGAGGAGCAGCAGCAGGCCATATACCAACCCACTCCCACCAAGGACCAGGACTCAGTGgagcatccccagccctga